Proteins encoded in a region of the Streptomyces sp. NBC_00513 genome:
- the glgB gene encoding 1,4-alpha-glucan branching enzyme encodes MSAARQPSPTVRDESGVTPEPVRKARAPRARKAAPPHGVRPAPALGAEERARLLEGRHHDPHAVLGARAHRGGVAFRVLRPYAKAVTVLGKGLRAELFDEGDGLFSGLLPLSGVPEYRLLVAYDSDEIEVHDPYRFLPALGELDLHLIGEGRHEELWTALGSEPMEHQGVAGTRFTVWAPNAQGVRVTGDFSYWDSVAYPMRSLGSTGVWELFLPGVGEGTMYKYDITRPDGSHTVRADPMARYAEVPPANASVVTASHHTWQDTEWMATRGLRPPHQAPLSVYELHLASWRPGLSYRQLAEQLPAYVKELGFTHVELMPVAEHPFGGSWGYQVTGFFAPTSRMGTPDDFRFLVDALHRAGIGVIVDWVPAHFPRDEWALAEFDGRPLYEHHDPQRAAHPDWGTLEFDYGRKEVRNFLVANAVYWCQEFHVDGLRVDAVASMLYLDYSRSEGEWTPNEQGGRENLDAVALLQEMNATVYRRCPGVVTIAEESTAWEGVTRPTDAGGLGFGLKWNMGWMHDTLRYVSKEPVHRKYHHHDMTFAMVYAYSENYVLPISHDEVVHGKRSLVSKMPGDWWQQRAAHRAYLGFMWAHPGKQLLFMGQEFAQGSEWSETYGPDWWVLDESYPAAGDHRGVRTLVRDLNRAYTAAPALWERDTVPEGFAWVEADAADDNVFAFLRFAQDGSQLLAVSNFSPVVRHGYRLGVPEEVPLWREVLNTDEERYGGSGVRHLQSLRPDPVPAQGRSASLRLTLPPMATVWFRP; translated from the coding sequence GTGAGCGCCGCACGACAGCCGTCACCGACCGTCCGCGACGAATCCGGGGTCACCCCCGAGCCCGTTCGGAAGGCCCGCGCGCCCCGGGCCCGCAAGGCCGCGCCACCCCACGGGGTCCGGCCGGCGCCCGCGCTGGGGGCCGAGGAACGGGCCCGGCTGCTGGAGGGCCGTCACCACGACCCGCACGCGGTGCTCGGCGCCCGGGCACACCGCGGCGGGGTGGCCTTCCGGGTGCTGCGCCCTTACGCGAAGGCGGTGACGGTCCTCGGCAAGGGACTGCGCGCCGAGTTGTTCGACGAGGGGGACGGGTTGTTCTCCGGGCTGTTGCCGTTGTCCGGCGTGCCGGAGTACCGGCTCCTGGTGGCCTACGACAGCGACGAGATCGAGGTCCACGACCCGTACCGGTTCCTGCCGGCGCTCGGCGAGTTGGACCTGCACCTGATCGGCGAGGGCCGGCACGAGGAGCTGTGGACGGCGCTGGGCTCGGAGCCGATGGAGCACCAGGGCGTGGCCGGCACCCGGTTCACGGTGTGGGCGCCGAACGCCCAGGGGGTGCGGGTCACCGGCGACTTCTCGTACTGGGACTCCGTGGCGTACCCCATGCGTTCGCTGGGCTCGACCGGGGTGTGGGAGCTGTTCCTGCCCGGTGTCGGCGAGGGCACCATGTACAAGTACGACATCACGCGCCCGGACGGCAGCCACACCGTGCGCGCCGACCCGATGGCGCGGTACGCGGAGGTCCCGCCGGCGAACGCGTCGGTGGTCACCGCCTCGCACCACACGTGGCAGGACACGGAGTGGATGGCCACGCGCGGGCTCCGGCCGCCGCACCAGGCCCCGCTGTCCGTGTACGAGCTGCACCTCGCGTCGTGGCGGCCGGGGCTGTCGTACCGGCAGCTGGCCGAACAGCTCCCGGCGTACGTCAAGGAGCTCGGCTTCACGCACGTGGAGCTGATGCCGGTCGCGGAGCACCCCTTCGGCGGTTCCTGGGGCTACCAGGTCACCGGATTCTTCGCGCCGACGTCGCGGATGGGCACCCCGGACGACTTCCGGTTCCTGGTGGACGCGCTGCACCGGGCCGGGATCGGGGTGATCGTCGACTGGGTGCCCGCGCACTTCCCGCGCGACGAGTGGGCGCTCGCCGAGTTCGACGGCCGGCCGCTGTACGAGCACCACGACCCGCAGCGGGCGGCGCACCCGGACTGGGGGACGCTGGAGTTCGACTACGGGCGCAAGGAGGTCCGCAACTTCCTCGTGGCGAACGCGGTGTACTGGTGCCAGGAGTTCCACGTGGACGGCCTGCGGGTGGACGCGGTCGCCTCGATGCTCTACCTGGACTACTCGCGCTCCGAGGGCGAGTGGACGCCGAACGAGCAGGGCGGCCGGGAGAACCTGGACGCGGTGGCCCTGCTCCAGGAGATGAACGCGACGGTGTACCGGCGTTGCCCGGGCGTGGTGACGATCGCGGAGGAGTCCACGGCGTGGGAGGGCGTGACCCGGCCGACGGACGCGGGCGGGCTGGGCTTCGGCCTGAAGTGGAACATGGGCTGGATGCACGACACGCTGCGGTACGTGTCGAAGGAGCCGGTGCACCGCAAGTACCACCACCACGACATGACCTTCGCGATGGTGTACGCGTACAGCGAGAACTACGTGCTGCCGATCTCGCACGACGAGGTGGTGCACGGCAAGCGCTCGCTGGTGTCGAAGATGCCGGGTGACTGGTGGCAGCAGCGGGCGGCGCACCGCGCGTACCTGGGCTTCATGTGGGCCCACCCGGGCAAGCAGCTGCTCTTCATGGGACAGGAGTTCGCGCAGGGGTCGGAGTGGTCCGAGACGTACGGGCCCGACTGGTGGGTGCTGGACGAGTCCTATCCGGCGGCCGGTGATCACCGCGGTGTGCGCACCCTGGTGCGGGACCTGAACCGCGCGTACACGGCGGCGCCCGCGCTGTGGGAGCGGGACACGGTGCCGGAGGGCTTCGCCTGGGTGGAGGCGGACGCGGCCGACGACAACGTCTTCGCGTTCCTGCGGTTCGCGCAGGACGGCTCGCAGTTGTTGGCGGTGTCGAACTTCTCGCCGGTGGTTCGTCACGGCTACCGGCTCGGGGTGCCGGAGGAGGTCCCGCTGTGGCGGGAGGTCCTGAACACCGACGAGGAGCGGTACGGCGGCAGCGGTGTGCGGCACCTCCAGTCGCTGCGGCCCGATCCCGTTCCGGCGCAGGGGCGGTCGGCGAGCCTGCGACTGACGCTGCCGCCGATGGCGACGGTCTGGTTCAGGCCGTAG
- a CDS encoding acetate kinase — MTASRVLVLNSGSSSVKYQLLDMADSRRLAVGLVERIGEETSRLVHEPLTGPGAAGGKRERVGAIGDHEAALRAVAEELDADGLGLDSPELAAVGHRVVHGGTRFTRPTVIDDEVLAEIRSLIPLAPLHNPANVTGIEVARSLRADLPQVAVFDTAFHSTMPEYVARYAIDAATADKYSIRRYGFHGTSHAYVSRATAELLGRPVEDVNVIVLHLGNGASASAVRGGVCVETSMGLTPLEGLVMGTRSGDLDPAVIFHLARVGGLSVDEIDSLLNKKSGLLGMCGDNDMREVLRRAGEGDEAAATAFAAYVHRLKKYIGAYSAVLGRVDAVAFTAGVGENAHQVREAAVDGLAELGLALDLEANAARSSEPRLISTEYARVAVAVVPTDEELEIATQTYALVTQ; from the coding sequence GTGACCGCATCGCGCGTACTCGTCCTCAACTCCGGCTCCTCGTCGGTGAAGTACCAGCTCCTCGACATGGCGGACTCCCGCCGTCTCGCCGTCGGGCTGGTGGAGCGGATCGGGGAGGAGACCTCGCGCCTGGTCCACGAACCCCTGACCGGCCCCGGCGCCGCCGGCGGCAAGCGCGAGCGGGTCGGCGCGATCGGCGACCACGAGGCCGCGCTGCGGGCGGTGGCCGAGGAGCTGGACGCCGACGGCCTGGGACTGGACTCCCCCGAACTCGCGGCCGTGGGGCACCGGGTCGTGCACGGCGGCACCAGGTTCACCCGGCCGACGGTGATCGACGACGAGGTGCTGGCGGAGATCCGCAGCCTGATCCCGCTCGCCCCGCTGCACAACCCGGCGAACGTGACCGGCATCGAGGTGGCCCGGTCGCTGCGCGCCGACCTGCCGCAGGTGGCCGTCTTCGACACCGCCTTCCACTCGACGATGCCGGAGTACGTGGCCCGGTACGCGATCGACGCCGCGACGGCGGACAAGTACTCCATCCGGCGGTACGGCTTCCACGGCACCTCCCACGCCTACGTCTCGCGGGCCACGGCCGAGCTCCTCGGCCGGCCGGTGGAGGACGTGAACGTGATCGTGCTGCACCTGGGCAACGGCGCCTCGGCCTCGGCCGTGCGCGGCGGGGTGTGCGTGGAGACCTCCATGGGGCTGACCCCGCTGGAGGGCCTGGTCATGGGAACCCGCTCGGGCGACCTGGATCCGGCCGTGATCTTCCACCTGGCGCGGGTAGGCGGCCTCTCGGTGGATGAGATCGATTCGCTCCTGAACAAGAAGAGCGGTCTGCTGGGCATGTGCGGCGACAACGACATGCGCGAGGTGCTGCGGCGCGCGGGCGAGGGCGACGAGGCGGCGGCGACCGCCTTCGCCGCCTACGTCCACCGTCTGAAGAAGTACATCGGCGCCTACTCGGCCGTGCTCGGCCGGGTGGACGCGGTGGCGTTCACGGCGGGGGTGGGCGAGAACGCCCACCAGGTCCGGGAGGCCGCGGTCGACGGGCTGGCCGAGCTGGGCCTCGCGCTCGACCTGGAGGCCAACGCGGCACGCTCCTCGGAGCCGCGCCTGATCTCGACGGAGTACGCCCGGGTGGCCGTGGCCGTGGTCCCGACGGACGAGGAACTGGAGATCGCCACCCAGACGTACGCGCTGGTTACTCAGTAG
- a CDS encoding helix-turn-helix domain-containing protein, giving the protein MLVHSSPPFNAPAARRLRAALGMAPGHVAYGLRAQYGLNVAPETVMAWERGEVSPTSTELTALAGVLWCSPGELIAEPITLREHRMARGMAAEELARRIGLETNSYQKMEDTGRWKGNERQSAALASTLGLTLAQFVTATGKHEELADLLRSAVTTRWQAYGKPLSKMLPVPKAHLERVLERLHGEYQSRMVATLSWGGGEGTAGTGDSGREYLADIVNRFWAIAGGAE; this is encoded by the coding sequence GTGCTTGTGCACTCCAGCCCCCCCTTCAATGCCCCCGCCGCGCGTCGTCTGCGTGCGGCCCTGGGCATGGCGCCCGGCCACGTCGCTTATGGCCTGCGCGCCCAGTACGGACTGAATGTCGCGCCCGAAACCGTGATGGCCTGGGAGCGGGGCGAGGTCTCACCCACTTCCACCGAGCTCACGGCGCTCGCCGGCGTGCTCTGGTGTTCCCCCGGGGAACTCATCGCCGAGCCGATCACCCTGCGGGAGCATCGAATGGCCAGGGGGATGGCCGCCGAGGAATTGGCCCGGCGCATCGGTTTGGAGACGAACTCCTACCAGAAAATGGAGGACACCGGCCGCTGGAAGGGGAACGAGCGGCAGTCCGCCGCCCTCGCCTCGACGCTGGGACTGACCCTGGCCCAGTTCGTGACGGCGACCGGCAAGCACGAGGAACTGGCCGATCTGCTGCGCAGCGCGGTCACCACCCGCTGGCAGGCCTACGGGAAACCGCTGTCCAAGATGCTGCCGGTGCCGAAGGCGCACCTGGAACGGGTGCTGGAGCGGCTGCACGGCGAGTACCAGTCCCGCATGGTCGCGACCCTGAGCTGGGGCGGCGGTGAGGGCACCGCCGGGACGGGCGATTCCGGCCGGGAGTACCTCGCGGACATCGTGAACCGCTTCTGGGCCATCGCCGGCGGCGCGGAATAG
- the pta gene encoding phosphate acetyltransferase has translation MTRSVYVTGIERGDGRQVVELGIMELLTRQTARVGVYRPLLHDAPDRLFDLLKARYRIDQDAATAYGMEYHEAWAIQAEKGTDELVSRLVDRYHRVARDYEVMLVLGTDYADTNLPDELALNARLANELGAVVVPVVGGTKHPAEAVRAETRNAYRAYESLGCHVVAMVVNRVAAEDRDHIAGRLAARMPVPCYVLPDDKSLSAPTVAEITRALGGEVLLGDEAGLARDAVDFVFGGAMLPNFLNALTPGCLVVTPGDRSDLLVGALAAHTSGTPPIAGVLLTLNERPTPAVLTLASKLAPGTPVVSVAGNSFPTAAELFSLQSRLNSATPRKLETALGLFERHVDTAELRDLLSVARSERVTPMMFEHELLERARSERRRVVLPEGTEERVLRAADVVLRRGVCDLTLLGEEQAIVKKAADLGIDISGAQLIDPATSPLRERFAEYYAQVRSHKGMTVELAHDVVTDVNYFGTLMVQEGLADGMVSGSVHSTAATIRPAFEIIKTKPDASIVSSVFFMCLADKVLVYGDCAVNPDPGAEQLADIAVQSAATAAAFGVEPRIAMLSYSTGTSGSGVDVDKVRKATEIVRELQPDLLIEGPIQYDAAVEPSVAATKLPESEVAGRASVLIFPDLNTGNNTYKAVQRSAGAVAVGPVLQGLRKPVNDLSRGALVQDIVTTVAITAIQAQTQQTQQPAG, from the coding sequence GTGACGCGCAGCGTGTACGTGACCGGTATCGAGCGGGGGGACGGCCGGCAGGTCGTCGAGCTGGGAATCATGGAGCTGCTGACCCGCCAGACAGCCCGGGTCGGCGTCTACCGTCCGTTGTTGCACGACGCCCCGGACCGGCTCTTCGACCTGTTGAAGGCCCGCTACCGGATCGACCAGGACGCGGCGACGGCCTACGGCATGGAGTACCACGAGGCCTGGGCCATCCAGGCCGAGAAGGGTACCGACGAACTGGTCTCCCGGCTCGTCGACCGCTACCACCGGGTGGCCCGGGACTACGAGGTCATGCTCGTCCTCGGCACCGACTACGCCGACACCAACCTCCCGGACGAGCTCGCGCTGAACGCCCGCCTCGCCAATGAGCTGGGGGCCGTGGTCGTGCCCGTCGTGGGCGGCACGAAGCACCCCGCCGAGGCCGTGCGCGCCGAGACCCGCAACGCGTACCGGGCGTACGAGAGCCTGGGCTGCCACGTCGTGGCGATGGTCGTGAACCGGGTGGCGGCCGAGGACCGGGACCACATCGCCGGGCGACTGGCCGCCAGGATGCCGGTGCCCTGCTACGTGCTGCCGGACGACAAGTCGCTCTCCGCGCCGACCGTCGCCGAGATCACCCGCGCGCTCGGCGGCGAGGTGCTGCTGGGCGACGAGGCCGGGCTGGCGCGCGACGCGGTGGACTTCGTCTTCGGCGGGGCGATGCTGCCGAACTTCCTCAACGCGCTGACCCCCGGATGTCTGGTGGTCACCCCCGGAGACCGTTCCGACCTGCTCGTGGGCGCGCTGGCCGCGCACACCTCCGGCACCCCGCCGATCGCCGGCGTGCTGCTGACGCTCAACGAGCGGCCGACGCCGGCCGTGCTGACGCTGGCCTCGAAGCTCGCGCCGGGCACCCCGGTGGTCTCGGTCGCCGGCAACAGCTTCCCCACGGCCGCGGAACTCTTCTCGCTGCAGAGCCGGTTGAACTCGGCGACCCCGCGCAAGCTGGAGACCGCGCTCGGCCTGTTCGAGCGTCACGTGGACACCGCCGAGCTGCGCGACCTGTTGTCGGTGGCGCGTTCCGAGCGCGTCACCCCGATGATGTTCGAGCACGAGCTGCTGGAGCGGGCCCGTTCCGAGCGCCGCCGTGTGGTGCTGCCCGAGGGCACCGAGGAGCGGGTGCTGCGCGCCGCGGACGTGGTGTTGCGGCGCGGGGTCTGTGACCTGACCCTGCTCGGCGAGGAGCAGGCGATCGTGAAGAAGGCCGCCGACCTGGGCATCGACATCTCGGGGGCCCAGCTGATCGACCCGGCGACCTCTCCCCTGCGGGAACGATTCGCCGAGTACTACGCCCAGGTTCGCTCCCACAAGGGCATGACCGTCGAGCTGGCCCACGACGTGGTCACCGACGTCAACTACTTCGGCACCCTGATGGTCCAGGAGGGCCTGGCCGACGGCATGGTCTCCGGCTCGGTGCACTCCACCGCCGCGACGATCCGCCCGGCCTTCGAGATCATCAAGACGAAGCCCGACGCCTCCATCGTCTCCTCGGTCTTCTTCATGTGTCTGGCCGACAAGGTCCTCGTCTACGGGGACTGCGCGGTCAACCCGGACCCGGGCGCCGAGCAGCTCGCGGACATCGCCGTCCAGTCGGCGGCCACCGCCGCCGCCTTCGGCGTCGAGCCGCGGATCGCGATGCTCTCGTACTCCACCGGCACGTCCGGCTCCGGAGTGGACGTCGACAAGGTGCGCAAGGCCACCGAGATCGTCCGCGAGCTGCAGCCCGACCTGCTGATCGAGGGTCCGATCCAGTACGACGCCGCCGTGGAACCCTCGGTCGCCGCGACCAAGCTGCCCGAGTCGGAGGTGGCCGGCCGCGCGAGCGTGCTGATCTTCCCCGACCTGAACACGGGCAACAACACGTACAAGGCCGTGCAGCGCTCGGCGGGCGCCGTCGCGGTCGGCCCGGTCCTCCAGGGCCTGCGCAAGCCGGTCAACGACCTCTCGCGCGGCGCCCTGGTCCAGGACATCGTCACCACCGTGGCGATCACCGCGATCCAGGCCCAGACGCAGCAGACACAGCAGCCGGCCGGCTGA
- a CDS encoding ATP-dependent 6-phosphofructokinase has protein sequence MRIGVLTAGGDCPGLNAVIRSVVHRAAVGHGDEIIGFEDGFKGLLDGNFRPLDINAVSGILARGGTILGSARMERARLHEAAENARELATRYGIDALIPIGGEGTLTAARMLSEAGMPVVGVPKTIDNDISSTDRTFGFDTAVMVATEAIDRLKTTAESHQRVMVVEVMGRHAGWIALESGMAGGAHGICLPERPFEVDALVKMVEERFARGKKFAVICVAEGAHPAEGSMPYEKGAIDAYGHERFAGIGNRLAVELERRLGKEARPVILGHVQRGGTPTAYDRVLATRFGWHAVEAVHRGEYGNMTALRGTDIVMAPLAHAVTELKTVPEDRMYEAESVF, from the coding sequence ATGCGTATCGGAGTTCTCACCGCAGGCGGCGACTGCCCGGGCCTCAACGCTGTCATCCGGTCGGTCGTACACCGCGCCGCAGTCGGCCACGGAGACGAGATCATCGGCTTCGAGGACGGTTTCAAGGGCCTCCTCGACGGCAACTTCCGCCCGCTCGACATCAATGCCGTCAGCGGCATTCTCGCGCGCGGCGGCACGATTCTCGGCTCAGCGCGCATGGAGCGGGCGCGCCTGCACGAAGCCGCCGAGAACGCCCGCGAACTGGCGACCCGCTACGGCATCGACGCGCTCATCCCGATCGGCGGGGAAGGCACGCTCACCGCCGCCCGGATGCTGTCGGAAGCGGGGATGCCGGTCGTCGGAGTGCCGAAGACCATCGACAACGACATCTCCTCCACGGACCGCACCTTCGGCTTCGACACCGCCGTCATGGTCGCGACCGAGGCCATCGACCGCCTCAAGACCACCGCCGAGTCCCACCAGCGCGTGATGGTCGTCGAGGTCATGGGGCGCCACGCCGGCTGGATCGCCCTGGAGTCCGGCATGGCCGGCGGCGCCCACGGGATCTGTCTGCCGGAGCGCCCCTTCGAGGTGGACGCGCTGGTGAAGATGGTGGAGGAGCGGTTCGCCCGCGGCAAGAAGTTCGCCGTCATCTGCGTCGCCGAGGGCGCGCACCCGGCCGAGGGCTCCATGCCGTACGAGAAGGGCGCCATCGACGCGTACGGTCACGAGCGCTTCGCCGGCATCGGCAACCGTCTCGCGGTCGAGCTGGAGCGGCGCCTGGGCAAGGAGGCCCGCCCGGTCATCCTCGGCCACGTCCAGCGCGGCGGCACCCCGACCGCGTACGACCGCGTGCTCGCCACCCGCTTCGGCTGGCACGCCGTCGAGGCCGTCCACCGGGGCGAGTACGGCAACATGACCGCGCTGCGCGGCACCGACATCGTGATGGCCCCGCTGGCGCACGCCGTCACCGAGCTGAAGACGGTCCCGGAGGACCGCATGTACGAGGCCGAGTCCGTCTTCTGA
- a CDS encoding DUF6230 family protein, with protein sequence MSSQVRGGTRWKRFALVMVPSIAATAAVGVGLAQGALAASFSVSGQDFKVSADKLDGDDLIQYGSVAKGKGLDGKDAAHPVTISGFRHAEITNMCQSLVTPIPGIGNITMKLQTGNKGKPAVAENIYLDVAELDTDATFKDLDIGVAVSAAGGTAEHPTAPQAGTVANGALFSQRAKKAVLTDVKQKAWATTAGTFTLPNLKLRLLSGDEPCYKDSDVK encoded by the coding sequence ATGAGTTCTCAGGTTCGTGGTGGGACCAGATGGAAGCGCTTCGCTCTCGTCATGGTGCCGAGCATCGCGGCCACGGCCGCGGTCGGTGTGGGTCTGGCGCAGGGTGCCCTCGCGGCGTCCTTCAGCGTCTCGGGCCAGGACTTCAAGGTGTCGGCCGACAAGCTCGACGGTGACGACCTCATCCAGTACGGCAGCGTCGCCAAGGGCAAGGGCCTCGACGGCAAGGACGCGGCGCACCCGGTCACCATCTCCGGGTTCCGTCACGCCGAGATCACCAACATGTGCCAGTCGCTGGTCACCCCGATTCCGGGCATCGGCAACATCACGATGAAGCTCCAGACCGGCAACAAGGGCAAGCCGGCGGTCGCGGAGAACATCTACCTGGATGTCGCCGAGCTCGACACCGATGCCACGTTCAAGGACCTGGACATCGGTGTCGCGGTGAGCGCGGCGGGAGGCACCGCGGAGCACCCCACCGCGCCGCAGGCCGGCACGGTGGCGAACGGCGCCCTGTTCTCGCAGCGCGCCAAGAAGGCCGTGCTGACGGACGTGAAGCAGAAGGCCTGGGCGACGACGGCGGGTACGTTCACGCTGCCGAACCTCAAGCTGCGCCTGCTCAGTGGCGACGAGCCCTGCTACAAGGACTCCGACGTGAAGTAG
- the pyk gene encoding pyruvate kinase, producing the protein MRRSKIVCTLGPAVDSYEQLKALIEAGMNVARFNFSHGSQAEHQERYDRVRKVSEDTGRAVGVLADLQGPKIRLETFAEGPVELVRGDEFTITTEDVPGDKSICGTTYKGLPGDVSQGDPILINDGNVELRVTAVEGPKVKTIVIEGGVISDHKGINLPGAAVNVPALSEKDVDDLRFALRMGCDMVALSFVRDANDVKDVHKVMDEVGRRVPVIAKVEKPQAVENMAAVVDAFDAVMVARGDLAVEYPLEKVPMVQKRLIEMCRRNAKPVIVATQMMESMITNSRPTRAEASDVANAILDGADAVMLSAESSVGAYPIETVKTMSKIVTAAEEELLSKGLQPLVPGKKPRTQGGAVARAACEIADFLDAKALVAFTQSGDTARRLSRYRACQPILAFTTDTGTRNQLTLSWGVESYVVPHVDNTDAMVDLVDAELLKLNRYHPGDSMIITAGSPPGVPGTTNMVRVHHLGGDDSRA; encoded by the coding sequence ATGCGCCGTTCCAAAATCGTCTGCACCCTGGGCCCCGCCGTCGACTCGTATGAGCAGCTGAAAGCGCTCATCGAGGCAGGCATGAACGTGGCCCGATTCAACTTCAGCCACGGATCCCAGGCAGAACACCAGGAGCGGTACGACCGCGTCCGGAAGGTCTCCGAGGACACCGGGCGTGCCGTCGGCGTCCTCGCCGACCTCCAGGGTCCGAAGATCCGCCTGGAGACCTTCGCCGAGGGTCCCGTCGAGCTGGTGCGCGGTGACGAGTTCACCATCACCACCGAGGACGTCCCCGGCGACAAGTCCATCTGCGGAACCACCTACAAGGGCCTGCCCGGCGACGTCTCCCAGGGCGACCCGATCCTGATCAACGACGGCAACGTCGAGCTCCGCGTGACCGCGGTCGAGGGCCCCAAGGTCAAGACCATCGTCATCGAGGGCGGTGTCATCTCGGACCACAAGGGCATCAACCTGCCGGGTGCCGCCGTCAACGTCCCCGCCCTGTCGGAGAAGGACGTCGACGACCTGCGCTTCGCGCTGCGGATGGGCTGCGACATGGTCGCCCTGTCCTTCGTCCGCGACGCCAACGACGTCAAGGACGTCCACAAGGTCATGGACGAGGTCGGCCGCCGGGTCCCCGTCATCGCCAAGGTGGAGAAGCCCCAGGCCGTCGAGAACATGGCGGCCGTGGTGGACGCCTTCGACGCCGTCATGGTGGCCCGCGGTGACCTGGCCGTCGAGTATCCGCTCGAAAAGGTCCCGATGGTCCAGAAGCGGCTCATCGAGATGTGCCGCCGCAACGCCAAGCCGGTGATCGTCGCGACCCAGATGATGGAGTCGATGATCACCAACTCGCGCCCGACGCGCGCCGAGGCCTCCGACGTCGCCAACGCCATCCTCGACGGTGCGGACGCGGTCATGCTGTCCGCCGAGTCCTCGGTCGGCGCGTACCCGATCGAGACCGTCAAGACGATGTCGAAGATCGTCACGGCGGCCGAGGAGGAACTGCTCTCCAAGGGCCTCCAGCCGCTGGTCCCGGGCAAGAAGCCGCGCACCCAGGGCGGCGCCGTCGCCCGCGCGGCCTGCGAGATCGCCGACTTCCTCGACGCGAAGGCGCTCGTCGCCTTCACCCAGTCCGGTGACACGGCCCGCCGCCTGTCGCGCTACCGCGCGTGCCAGCCGATCCTGGCCTTCACCACCGACACCGGCACCCGCAACCAGCTCACGCTGAGCTGGGGCGTCGAGTCGTACGTGGTCCCGCACGTGGACAACACCGACGCGATGGTCGACCTGGTGGACGCGGAGCTGCTGAAGCTCAACCGCTACCACCCGGGCGACTCGATGATCATCACGGCCGGCTCCCCTCCCGGTGTCCCGGGCACGACCAACATGGTCCGCGTCCACCACCTGGGCGGCGACGACTCCCGCGCCTGA
- a CDS encoding DUF6114 domain-containing protein: MNAEAPVRSADEHWLTVVRHRFRDWRGSRPFWAGLFILFGGFPIAYFPYADLRLGNITIAMSTTAGAGSLIIGVLLMTLGVALWFQQGIRVFAGVASILLALVSLPVSNLGGFFLGFLFSLIGGALALAWVPGKPAAPEEEQDPAAAKADAFAGGPLGIPGPRDTETAYATETTAHADGGRNSAG; encoded by the coding sequence ATGAACGCCGAGGCCCCGGTTCGCTCCGCAGACGAACACTGGCTCACCGTGGTGCGCCACCGCTTCCGCGACTGGAGGGGTAGCCGCCCCTTCTGGGCGGGGCTCTTCATTCTCTTCGGGGGCTTCCCGATCGCGTACTTCCCCTACGCGGACCTCCGCCTGGGCAACATCACGATCGCCATGTCGACGACCGCCGGTGCGGGTTCGCTGATCATCGGCGTCCTGCTGATGACCCTGGGCGTGGCCCTCTGGTTCCAGCAGGGCATCCGGGTTTTCGCCGGGGTGGCCTCGATCCTCCTGGCCCTGGTCTCCCTGCCGGTGTCCAACCTGGGCGGCTTCTTCCTCGGTTTCCTGTTCTCGCTGATCGGCGGTGCCCTGGCCCTCGCATGGGTTCCCGGCAAGCCGGCGGCCCCGGAAGAGGAGCAGGACCCGGCGGCGGCCAAGGCGGACGCGTTCGCCGGCGGCCCGCTGGGGATCCCCGGTCCCCGCGACACGGAAACGGCTTACGCGACCGAGACGACTGCCCACGCCGATGGCGGGAGGAACAGTGCGGGGTGA